Proteins from one Ipomoea triloba cultivar NCNSP0323 chromosome 1, ASM357664v1 genomic window:
- the LOC115999695 gene encoding uncharacterized protein LOC115999695 → MPEKADKMDEGIQVEDVLDDSEEEPVVQRDSVKGTAPEQDESVPSKKPERNKKAGDSVIPCNPLPYPQRLWKSKESDRESKFHKMLDKLEISLPFVEAVTQIPSYKKFLKNILGNKKKPEKSAVVDLSEGALTCAVFQHKLPPKLKDPGSFAIPSIIGGFVVGGALCDLGASVSLMPYSLCKRLNLGTPKPTSMTLQMVDRSIKCPVGVLEDVPVMIDQYFIPGDFVVLDIEEDAKVPIIFGRPFLATAGALIDVRRGKLVMEVVENKIEFDIFKMAKH, encoded by the coding sequence ATGCCTGAGAAAGCTGATAAGATGGATGAGGGCATTCAGGTTGAGGATGTTCTTGATGATAGTGAGGAGGAGCCTGTGGTGCAGAGAGATAGTGTTAAGGGGACAGCTCCTGAGCAGGATGAGAGTGTCCCTAGCAAGAAACCTGAGAGGAACAAGAAGGCAGGTGACTCGGTTATACCTTGCAACCCGTTACCATATCCACAGAGGTTGTGGAAATCAAAGGAGTCTGATAGAGAGAGCAAGTTCCATAAGATGTTAGATAAGCTGGAGATCTCCCTGCCTTTTGTTGAAGCAGTCACTCAGATTCCATCGTACAAGAAGTTTCTGAAGAATATTTTAGGCAATAAGAAAAAGCCAGAGAAGAGTGCGGTGGTGGATCTGAGCGAAGGAGCCTTGACCTGTGCAGTTTTTCAACATAAACTACCTCCTAAGCTGAAAGATCCAGGTAGTTTTGCCATCCCTTCCATCATTGGTGGATTTGTAGTTGGGGGTGCTCTGTGTGATCTCGGTGCCAGTGTTAGTCTTATGCCATATTCTTTATGTAAGAGGCTCAACCTGGGCACACCAAAACCCACCTCCATGACCCTACAGATGGTGGATCGCTCCATTAAGTGTCCGGTGGGAGTTCTTGAGGATGTCCCGGTCATGATTGATCAGTACTTTATACCGGGGGATTTCGTTGTTCTGGATATAGAGGAGGATGCCAAGGTTCCTATTATATTTGGTAGACCTTTTCTAGCTACTGCTGGTGCACTTATTGATGTGAGGAGAGGAAAACTCGTGATGGAGGTAGTTGAGAACAAGATCGAGTTtgacatattcaaaatggcgAAACACTAG